The region GATGGACGCAATCAGCCGCTTTGTGGGCTGTACCGGCGGGACTCGTGCCTTCCCAAGGTCGAAACAATGTTGTCCGATCGTGAATGGCGAATACAACGATTGCGTGAACGACTCCAGGTACGGGTAATTGGGTTTTCCGAGATCAAAGATATTCAAGGCTCCGAATTCTTGTTCTTAAACTTGAACACACCCGAGGAATATCGAGCAGCAGTCGAAATTGAAAAGATGCGACTCCGACCGGCTTTTCTAAACCCGAGATAATTCGACCGCGATGCCCGGCTATGGAAAGATCAGTTATTAGTCCGACTCTCGCCCGAAGTAAATGAACCGTTCTGATTTGCGAAGTAATGCAAAATTACTGCACCTCACCGTTGTCGATTTCGTCAAGCCGCTTGACAGCCTCCAACAAGAGTTTGTCATCAGTTTGAGCGTAGACCGTTGTGATGCTCATGTCAGAGTGCGCAAACAGATTCTGGACTATAAGCGGGTTCGTATTTCGCCGGATTAGCTCGCTGGCGAAATAGCTGCGAAGATCGTGGAAGTGATAGTTCTCTTCTCTCGTTCCGCCTTTCTTGTTTATCCCAGCGTTACGGAGTGCCGTTTGCCATCGTTTACGGAAATCTTTTACGGGGAACGGCAACTGTTTTTCATCGATCATCGCTTTCAAAACCTTTGTCGCGGTCGCGTTGAGCGGAACTAGGCGTGGAGGTCTTCCCTTCGAACCGATCACAAAAACATGTTCGTTTTCAAAATCGATAACATCTTCCGTGATCGCGACAAGTTGTCCGCGACGTAATGGAAGATTCACTGCGAGGACTATCAGTCGATAAAGTAGCGTATCCTTCTCCAACTCCGTCCAAAGGGCCTCCTTTTGTTTCGGATTTAGCAGCCGTCTTCGAGGGGGCGGTTCCGGTAGAGCCTTCACGTATTTCATCGGGTTCCGCTCCAGAATTCCCTCTTCACACGCTAAGCTGAAGATCTTCGACAACGTGGACATGATCCGGTTGATCGACGCCGATGAGAGTGCACTTTCTTTCTTCCGTTTGTTTTGCCGAGTCTGAAGTTTGGTCCGGCAGTTCCGACAATCCTGAGGGCTGATGCTGGATATGGTC is a window of Acidobacteriota bacterium DNA encoding:
- a CDS encoding site-specific integrase; translation: MSVYKRYNGKRVSSSHPDYSKARWWIYKRLKGKVIHQSIPEAKTKQEAELAERQIIKASFDHSYNVTDTTTTLAAFIDQKYRPYVQQNNVNQGAKELYIRLLLGYFTKQTISSISPQDCRNCRTKLQTRQNKRKKESALSSASINRIMSTLSKIFSLACEEGILERNPMKYVKALPEPPPRRRLLNPKQKEALWTELEKDTLLYRLIVLAVNLPLRRGQLVAITEDVIDFENEHVFVIGSKGRPPRLVPLNATATKVLKAMIDEKQLPFPVKDFRKRWQTALRNAGINKKGGTREENYHFHDLRSYFASELIRRNTNPLIVQNLFAHSDMSITTVYAQTDDKLLLEAVKRLDEIDNGEVQ